In Candidatus Cloacimonadota bacterium, the genomic window GATAATCGGTTCCCATGTCTTCAAGTCATCCCCCTTCATCTTATCTGTTAATTCCAAAGCAATTGCCACAACCATAAATCGAATTGCGTAGGTGTCTTTGGGATTGATGATTATTTCACCATCCAATTCATACATCGTACCCAAACTATGCTTCTCCTTTTTTTCTTTCTTTTTCTCCTCTTTTAATGTTTCTTCTTTTTCAATTTCTAATTTAGCGATTTTTTCGTGATAATTATTTAAACTATCCAAAACAGTAGTTTGCAAAAGAGAAGTTATTTTTTCGGGAGTAAGTATGGAATTTTTTAAAACAACATATCTCATTATTCCCAATCCCACAAGAGGTTGCATAACTATTATCGCAATTAAAATGTACAAATTCAGATTAAAAACCTTAATAACTTTGAACTTTTTTTGAATAAGTTGCCTTAAACTCGCAAAATTTAATTTGGGATTTGCTTTTTTCGGTTCTTTCTTTTGGTTTTCAGTTTCTTCTTCTGTTGTTATCTTTTCGTCTGCCATAATATCTCACTTATTAAATTATATTCTCAGTTTTAAATAAAGTTGAACTCGTCTATTTTTAGCACGATTTTCCGGATTATCATTCGGAACAAGGGGTCTGTATTCACCATAACCTGTTGCACTCAAACGAGTTGGTGCAATATTGCCGTATTTTTGTAGAAATTCTACTACTGCCACAGCTCGTGCAGTTGATAATGCCCAATTAGATGAAAATTCGGGCGTATGTATCGGGGTGTCATCTGTAAATCCTCGCACATCAATATTAATGTTACTTTTTGAACTTAAAATATCTGAAAGGGAAAGAAGAAGTTTTTCCGCTTGAGAAGTTAATAAGGCATTTTTTTTTGCAAATAGCAAACTATCATTAATATCCATAAAAATGCCGCTAAGATCATATTTCATTACAACTGCACTTGTGGGAATTTTTCCACTTTCCAATGCTTTTTCCATCTGTTGAACGGTTAAAAGCAATTTATGCCTTTCTCGTAATTCTGCTGCTGGCCTCGGAAGATAAGAAGGTACGCTGGTTTCTGGTTTAGTAATCCCAAAAGCACCTTGTAGTGAACCCATTGCTTTGTGAAACATTGATGTCTGGATTGATGAAAAGGATACAATAAGCACAAAGAAGGTGAGTAGCAAAGTCATCATATCACCGTAGGTTGTCATCCAAGCCGGTGATCCTTCTTCACATTTAACTTCGTTTTCTTCTTCAGCCATGATTATTTACCATTCCTTTAAGACATAAACACATTATTATATTTTTCCTTTTTGTTTAATTGGTGAATTGAATTTTTTAATCAAACGAACTTCCTCTATTCCCACATTTAATAACTCCGCAATTTCATCGGTAGATTTGCCTTCTTTGAGAAGTTCTACGATTTTTTGTTTCAGTTCATCTTCCGCTTGACGTTTTTTTTCGTTCTGAGCCGGATTAGATTTGTCTTCAGAAGGTTTGGTTTCCTCTTCAATTTCATCTATGGTTTCATCCTTCTTTTCTTTTTCGTGAATTTCAGAAGCAGGTTGCTCCGATTTCTCTTCCGGTTCCTCTTTATTAGAATCATCATCAACAGGTTCAGAATCTTTAGCTGAATTGTCTTCTTCCTTTTGGAATTCACCTTTCTTCTTTTTTTTACTTTTTTTTATTCGTTTTACTTTTTTATCTTTCTTAATTTTTTTTGTTTTCTTTAACTTCTTGGTTTTTTCCTTTTTATTTGATTTTTTCTTTTCCGTTGAAGGTTCATCATCAGTCATAGAAGAAATTTTCTTTTTCCTTTTTGAAAACAATTTAAACAAAATGAATCCAATAAGAGCCAGAATAAAAATGCCAACCGGAATAAGAATAAATAAATTTGTTCTATGTATCTGAATATTATTAAAGAAATTTTTCCAAAAAGCAAGTGTGAGTAAAGATGTTAGACCGGATTTTTGTCTATCCGAATTAACGTCTTTCAACAAACGAGCGTAGGTTGATTCGCATTTTTTTGAATCTCCAATCGTTTGATACAAAACAGCAAGTAGTTGCAAAGCTTCCTCAGAATATTCATTTTTACTGACCGTTTTTTCAAGAGATTCTATCGCTTTATCGTATTCTTTATTTTGGAAATACCTTTTGCCGTAATAAAAATCGTGACCATATCGCTCGTTAGTTACAATTCTTTTCTTTGTCTGTTTAGTTGATTTCTCTTTGGCATCTGAGATCGAATTTGAGTGAGCCGGAATTATCGTTATCTTTTCTCCAAAAATGATTTTCTCATCCGAGCCGAAAGGGGTTGAATGCGTTGTGGTTTTATTCTGTGAGTCAAAATTGATTAGAAGGAGGTTAGAATTATTCAAGAAAACAAAGTTTGTTTTGCTTTCATAGATTTTTTTAGCAAATTTTTTCCTATATTTCCAAATATAATCCGGAGTATTTTCCTCTTCGATTATATTCAGGTCTTTTCTAACATTTTTTCCTCTCTCAGAATAATTCAAATCATAGAAATGAAAAAAAGGATATGCATTTTTCAGTTTAGAATCAAACCTACCTCCGATTTGATTTGTAAACAGATCAACGGAATCTCGCTCTGCAGAAATATCGTAATAAATTATCAGAGGATTAGATGAAAGATATTCATTCAGATCAGGATAGAGATTTTGTTCGGGATTTGACTTACGCAATTTTTTTCCAAAATCCTCTTTATAGATTGCCGAAATACTGAAATTGAAATATATAAAAATATTCACATCAT contains:
- a CDS encoding flagellar basal body-associated FliL family protein; this encodes MADEKITTEEETENQKKEPKKANPKLNFASLRQLIQKKFKVIKVFNLNLYILIAIIVMQPLVGLGIMRYVVLKNSILTPEKITSLLQTTVLDSLNNYHEKIAKLEIEKEETLKEEKKKEKKEKHSLGTMYELDGEIIINPKDTYAIRFMVVAIALELTDKMKGDDLKTWEPIIKDNIIECMMNKRMDYYTNPSNIVLLRAEVKELIEEILGEGTIENVYFPKFVLQ
- a CDS encoding flagellar motor protein MotB, giving the protein MAEEENEVKCEEGSPAWMTTYGDMMTLLLTFFVLIVSFSSIQTSMFHKAMGSLQGAFGITKPETSVPSYLPRPAAELRERHKLLLTVQQMEKALESGKIPTSAVVMKYDLSGIFMDINDSLLFAKKNALLTSQAEKLLLSLSDILSSKSNINIDVRGFTDDTPIHTPEFSSNWALSTARAVAVVEFLQKYGNIAPTRLSATGYGEYRPLVPNDNPENRAKNRRVQLYLKLRI